In Gemmobacter sp. 24YEA27, a genomic segment contains:
- a CDS encoding cold shock domain-containing protein produces the protein MTEEDKATQVLQGRVKWFDPAKGFGFIVSDITNADILLHANVLRNFGQSSVADGAGVTVRIQTTPRGVQAVEVLAIEPPEGPVVPLGELAGELSVADLSVLPMEPARVKWFDKAKGFGFANAFGRAEDIFIHIEVLRVSGFADLMSGEAVALKVIEGRRGRMAVQVLSWERAIVAQAGEAG, from the coding sequence ATGACTGAAGAAGATAAGGCCACGCAGGTGTTGCAGGGCCGGGTGAAGTGGTTTGATCCGGCTAAAGGCTTTGGCTTCATCGTCAGCGATATTACCAATGCCGATATCCTGTTGCACGCGAATGTTCTGCGCAACTTTGGGCAGAGTTCAGTCGCGGATGGAGCAGGGGTCACAGTCAGGATCCAGACTACACCACGCGGTGTACAAGCGGTTGAAGTTCTTGCGATTGAACCTCCGGAAGGGCCTGTTGTGCCCCTGGGGGAACTGGCGGGTGAACTTTCGGTAGCGGATTTATCCGTTCTGCCGATGGAGCCTGCACGTGTAAAATGGTTCGATAAGGCCAAAGGATTTGGCTTCGCCAATGCTTTCGGGCGGGCGGAAGACATATTCATCCATATCGAGGTCTTGCGGGTCTCTGGTTTTGCGGATCTGATGTCAGGCGAGGCGGTGGCGCTCAAGGTAATTGAGGGCCGGCGCGGCAGAATGGCAGTGCAGGTGCTGAGTTGGGAACGTGCAATCGTCGCCCAGGCGGGCGAAGCCGGATGA
- a CDS encoding DUF192 domain-containing protein, which yields MSRIDLRPPAKEGQGERQSFSVEIADTAASRAQGLMYRESLAPEAGMLFIYETPRRAEFWMKNTLIPLDIIFADAQGRVTVVHENAVPGDETPIPGGDNVLYVLEINGGLAKKAGIVPGSEMRHPLIRAGAWPCR from the coding sequence CTGTCGCGCATCGACCTGCGCCCGCCTGCGAAAGAAGGGCAGGGGGAACGCCAGAGTTTTTCCGTTGAAATCGCCGACACGGCCGCCAGCCGCGCTCAGGGTCTGATGTATCGCGAAAGCCTCGCGCCCGAGGCCGGGATGCTCTTCATCTATGAGACACCGCGTCGCGCCGAGTTCTGGATGAAGAACACGCTGATCCCGCTGGACATCATTTTCGCAGATGCTCAGGGGCGGGTGACGGTGGTGCATGAAAACGCCGTCCCGGGCGATGAGACGCCGATTCCGGGCGGTGACAATGTTCTCTATGTGCTCGAGATCAATGGTGGTCTGGCAAAGAAGGCCGGAATCGTTCCGGGCAGCGAGATGCGCCATCCGCTGATCCGCGCCGGTGCCTGGCCCTGCCGCTGA